The window CAACATGACATACTGAAGGCAGAGTTGGGAAAATGTGCAGTAACACACCACTAAATAATATTTCCGCATACAGATACAATAGACATAAATAACCTTAAAAGCACAGATAAtgataaaacataataaaataattagaaaatgaagaGTTTTGAGATTTGTaccctttgtttttaatataatcttATTGTAAGTTTATGTAGTAAGACTTTTAATAATAGCAGTGTTTAATTTTTCTGCTAATTATATTCCTGAAATTTTAGCAACCAGTTACCATCAGTTGGCGCTAGCACACCACCGACTGCAGgctttactgatgaggaaactgaggctcggagaggcTGTCACGAACTTGCTGTAGTCACACAGGAAGTACTACCTAGGTTGCTCTAATTCCAAACCTTCTCCCTTCCATATGCCTCTCTTTAAAACATAACTGATCTACCTATATGTCAGCACCCAAACATCTTAGTGTGAATGGATTTATAGTTTGTTGAATAAAGTCATTGCTTTCCGGTAGGTGGGATGGGAAATCTGACTAGGCGAAAGAATAGGATGAAGGGAAAAAGAACATCTACTTAACAGTTCAGGATACGGCAGGATATTTTCTCTCCTGGGATTTGGGCAAGCCAAGATTTAACAACCAGCAATTGCCCAGCAACTGATAGAACTGGTAGaacattcattgtttttttaaacgTTTGCCATTCAGTATTCCTTTTCACACATTTTCACTGTGTTAAACGAAAACGTTAAGACTTATCTCAGCAGCCACAGCAAAGAGCAAGTACTAACAATCAAGTGAgtttccaggagaaaaaaaacaaagttatccCTCAATGCAAATACAACTCGGCCAAAGGTGTGGCCCATCCCTCTCCGCTCCACTATTTTCAAATAAGCCACCTCTGCCTTCATGGACTGCGAGCTAGTGACTCTAGGCTGTgacaccactgcatcccagcttCAAATCTCCCCTTGCAGGCAGTTTGTGggggaaataataaaattagcatcCTAACACTACAAGTCGTGAGACCGCTCAGGAACAATCCTAATTTGCATACTGGAACTCCTGTAGAAGATACTTTGAACCGCTTTAGATACAATAGGATCAGGTAAAACGGCGCTGCCTTGCCAGCCACTGCAGGTTTTCACCTGACACAGCCCCCAGACCCTGTCTACGAATCCCCCAGCTGGCCGAAGGGGCCGCGGCCGCACATGCGCAGTCAGTCCCGTTGGTTGTGCGCTCAGCCCCGCCCCCAGAGGCGCCGCGCTCCCTGACAGCCCGCGGGCGTACACACGCTGACGCGCAGGCTGCGGTCGCGCAGGCGCAGTCGGGGCGCCTTCCCGGTATAGGCGCCTTTTACCCCAGCGTGTCCTGAGTCTTTGGTTCGCGAAGTGCCGTTAGGCCAAGCAGGTGCTAAAAGCCCGGGGTCGTGGACCCCGGCCAGGTCTTAGCAGCATGGAGGCGCAGGGTGTAGCGGAGGGCGCGGGGCCGGGCGCCGCCAGCGGCGTGCCCCACCCCGCGGCCCTAGCCCCGGCTGCGGCTCCCACCTTGGCGCCAGCCTCGGTGGCGGCCGCGGCCTCTCAATTCACCCTGCTAGTGATGCAACCCTGTGCTGGGCAGGACGAGGCTGCGGCCCCCGGGGGCAGCGTTGGGGCGGGCAAGCCCGTTAGGTACCTGTGCGAAGGGGCCGGGGATGGCgaagaggaggctggggaggacgAGGCGGACCTGTTAGACACTTCGGACCCTCCGGGGGGAGGCGAGAGCGCGGCTAGTTTGGAGGATCTAGAGGACGAGGAGACTCACTCGGGGGGCGAGGGCAGCAGCGGGGGCGCCCGGAGGCGGGGCAGCGGTGGGGGCAGCATGAGCAAGACCTGCACCTACGAAGGCtgcagcgagaccacgagccagGTGGCCAAGCAGCGCAAACCGTGGATGTGCAAGAAACACCGCAACAAGATGTACAAGGACAAGTATAAAAAGAAGAAGAGCGACCAGGCCCTGAACTGCGGTGGGACTGCCTCGACTGGCAGCGCGGGAAACGTCAAACTCGAGGTATCAGACTTAGCTGAGGCCTGGGGATGGGAGGTGGAAGAAGAAACCCGATCTTAACGCAAACCGCATCTGCAGGGCCTGCCTCCCCACTTCCAAATGGGCCGGTTTGCAGTGACTGGGTTAGTGGTTGAGAATTAGAGTGTTTGCCCTAAATTAAAGTTTATACCAACATGT of the Homo sapiens chromosome 13, GRCh38.p14 Primary Assembly genome contains:
- the RFXAP gene encoding regulatory factor X-associated protein, coding for MEAQGVAEGAGPGAASGVPHPAALAPAAAPTLAPASVAAAASQFTLLVMQPCAGQDEAAAPGGSVGAGKPVRYLCEGAGDGEEEAGEDEADLLDTSDPPGGGESAASLEDLEDEETHSGGEGSSGGARRRGSGGGSMSKTCTYEGCSETTSQVAKQRKPWMCKKHRNKMYKDKYKKKKSDQALNCGGTASTGSAGNVKLEESADNILSIVKQRTGSFGDRPARPTLLEQVLNQKRLSLLRSPEVVQFLQKQQQLLNQQVLEQRQQQFPGTSM